In Silene latifolia isolate original U9 population chromosome X, ASM4854445v1, whole genome shotgun sequence, the following proteins share a genomic window:
- the LOC141617815 gene encoding uncharacterized protein LOC141617815, translated as MDPDNPNLLQSLIEALQNLSELSPRGTPRRGEQSREEFKVSELPEFVGGTDPEDYLEWGRKIERMFEFKDLDDEKCFKYAILRLSRGASLWYEGFKVKRARAGKEKISSWESLKRKLRKRYVPATYRLTTYRKIAELTQERSSISDYINEFENLTLMGGLVESEDLKMARFLCGLNRNIANSVELQSYADFDSLCNLCLKVEAQGKAKLTPTHGEGSRSWRSEGQSRGSPSSRTVETTPKTISTPESAPKIPVPKETSLSRVRCFKCQGFGHFQNACPNKKNIALREAIAVRDELYDEERLGDVFNFEEREEEGNDRDVETYDAPNYDCALVLRALQTQSTPIEAEQRNQIFHTKCQVKDKWCSLIIDGGSCTNVASTKMVEKLGLHASEAPKVGIKDPQLPALLKEFEDVFPEDLPPGLPPIRGIEHQINLIPGAVLPNKAAYRCNLTETKELQRQIEELMVRGYVRESMSPSVVPTLLVPKKDGSWRMCIDSRAVNNITIKYRFPIPRLDDMLDEFHGSEIFSKIDLRSGYH; from the exons atggaTCCCGATAATCCTAATCTCCTTCAAAGTCTTATAGAAGCACTACAAAATCTTTCGGAACTTAGCCCACGTGGAACACCACGTCGAGGTGAACAAAGTCGAGAAGAATTCAAAGTAAGTGAACTACCCGAGTTTGTGGGAGGCACGGATCCCGAGGATTACCTCGAATGGGGGAGGAAAATTGAACGGATGTTTGAGTTCAAGGACCTGGATGACGAGAAGTGTTTCAAGTACGCCATTCTACGACTAAGTCGTGGAGCCTCCCTATGGTATGAAGGCTTTAAGGTAAAACGTGCTCGGGCAGGAAAGGAAAAGATATCCTCTTGGGAATCTCTCAAAAGGAAGCTACGCAAGAGATACGTCCCAGCCACGTATAGGCTCACGACGTATCGCAAGATTGCTGAGTTGACTCAAGAGAGGAGCAGTATCTCAGATTACATAAATGAGTTTGAAAATCTTACTTTGATGGGAGGATTAGTGGAAAGTGAAGACTTAAAGATGGCTCGATTCCTTTGTGGACTAAATCGTAACATAGCCAATTCAGTTGAATTACAATCTTACGCTGACTTCGATTCCTTGTGTAATCTATGTCTCAAGGTCGAAGCTCAAGGGAAGGCCAAGCTCACCCCAACTCATGGTGAGGGTAGTCGAAGCTGGAGGAGCGAAGGACAATCAAGGGGAAGTCCGAGTAGTCGTACGGTTGAGACTACACCTAAGACGATTTCCACCCCTGAGTCCGCTCCCAAGATACCCGTTCCTAAGGAGACAAGTTTATCTAGAGTACGGTGTTTCAAATGCCAAGGATTTGGGCATTTTCAGAATGCGTGCCCAAATAAGAAAAACATTGCACTAAGGGAAGCTATTGCCGTTCGAGACGAGTTGTATGATGAAgaacgattgggtgatgtgttcaaCTTCGAAGAAAGAGAAGAGGAGGGGAACGATAGAGATGTCGAAACTTATGATGCTCCTAACTATGATTGTGCTTTAGTTCTTCGTGCTTTACAGACTCAATCCACACCAATTGAGGCAGAACAAAGGAACCAGATTTTTCACACCAAATGTCAAGTGAAGGACAAGTGGTGTAGCCTAATCatcgatggagggagttgtaccaatgttgCTTCTACAAAGATGGTGGAAAAGTTGGGATT acacgcatcagaggCACCAAAAGTTGGGATCAAGGATCCCCAGCTACCGGCTCTCTTAAAGGAATTCGAGGACGTTTTCCCTGAAGATTTACCACCGGGATTGCCGCCTATTCGCGGAATCGAACATCAAATCAATCTCATTCCTGGAGCTGTATTACCTAACAAAGCAGCCTATCGATGCAACCTAACAGAGACCAAGGAGTTGCAGCGCCAAATCGAGGAGCTAATGGTACGAGGCTATGTTCGTGAAAGCATGAGTCCAAGTGTCGTTCCTACTCTTCTTGTCCCGAAAAAGGATGggagttggcggatgtgcatcgaTAGTCGAGCCGtgaacaacataactatcaagTACCGTTTCCCGATTCCAAGACTTGATGACATGCTTGATGAGTTTCATGGCTCCgagatcttttctaagatcgacctGAGGAGTGGCTATCATTAG